One genomic window of Undibacterium cyanobacteriorum includes the following:
- a CDS encoding ABC transporter permease has translation MREVLAIYWKEISDAMRDRRTLMMVLASSLLLVPVLLFVFSTVMSQVESQAVDRTVTAVNIKDAPSLENYILRQGYEIKTAPVDYEEKSRSKELIKPVLLVPENFELDLQSAKRVELEIAFDTSNRQAEMGLGPLRQLLAGYARERSSLDLMMRGVSPDLLQSISVKERHISRPDERRVTITAMLPMVLIMAIVMGGMFAAIDSTAGERERGSLEPLMMNPVSGFQLAIGKTAAVASVSILIVILTVSSFFPAQAVIGNEALRAEFQFGMKDALAFLIVLIPLAGALSSLQIAISLTCKSFKEANVRNQLLSLAVSFMPMFFIVNPGKEPAWLTWVPVMAQTQMMNQVLKGEAVATSSFAIAIVVALCIMTASLIFVSKKMREVVAQ, from the coding sequence ATGAGAGAGGTATTGGCAATTTACTGGAAAGAGATTTCAGACGCGATGCGTGATCGCCGTACTCTCATGATGGTATTGGCGAGTTCATTATTACTGGTTCCAGTATTACTTTTTGTGTTTTCCACCGTGATGTCCCAAGTTGAATCACAGGCTGTCGACCGCACTGTGACGGCAGTCAACATCAAGGATGCGCCAAGTTTGGAAAACTATATTTTGCGCCAAGGCTATGAGATCAAGACGGCGCCAGTCGATTACGAGGAAAAATCTCGTAGTAAAGAACTGATCAAGCCGGTGTTATTGGTACCGGAGAACTTTGAACTGGATTTGCAATCGGCTAAACGGGTCGAGTTGGAAATTGCTTTTGACACTTCCAATCGTCAGGCAGAAATGGGCTTGGGACCCTTGCGTCAATTATTGGCCGGTTATGCACGGGAACGATCAAGTCTTGATTTGATGATGCGTGGCGTATCACCAGACTTACTGCAGTCAATTTCAGTGAAAGAGCGCCATATCAGTCGACCAGATGAGCGACGTGTGACGATTACCGCAATGTTGCCGATGGTCTTAATTATGGCGATCGTGATGGGTGGCATGTTTGCGGCAATTGATAGCACTGCCGGTGAACGTGAACGTGGCTCATTGGAACCATTGATGATGAATCCCGTATCAGGTTTTCAATTGGCGATCGGGAAGACAGCAGCAGTGGCTTCGGTCAGCATTCTTATCGTAATTCTGACGGTGAGCAGCTTTTTTCCCGCCCAGGCTGTGATTGGAAATGAAGCTTTACGGGCTGAGTTTCAGTTTGGGATGAAAGATGCACTCGCCTTTTTGATTGTATTAATTCCTTTAGCTGGTGCGCTTTCATCCTTACAAATTGCGATTTCTTTGACCTGTAAGTCCTTCAAGGAAGCGAATGTTCGCAATCAGTTACTGAGTTTGGCCGTATCGTTTATGCCCATGTTCTTCATCGTCAACCCCGGCAAAGAACCAGCCTGGCTAACGTGGGTGCCCGTGATGGCACAAACGCAGATGATGAATCAAGTGCTGAAAGGTGAAGCGGTAGCGACTTCTTCTTTCGCCATCGCCATTGTCGTCGCACTTTGTATCATGACCGCGAGTTTGATTTTTGTATCGAAAAAGATGCGCGAAGTGGTGGCGCAGTAA
- a CDS encoding ABC transporter ATP-binding protein: protein MIIVEDLHKEFIKLGKPKFGIGARQTEKVKAVNGVSFSAQDGAILGLLGANGAGKTTSLRMVASMLKMDSGSIKIDGVEVKEGQTASQAHLGILSDARGLYPRLTSRENIQYYGKLHGMEKAKIEQRLDQLAHWLEIEKLLDRRTEGFSQGERMKIALARALIHDPKNIILDEPTNGLDVVATRALREFLRWLRSPEGGSKCIVFSTHIMQEVERLCDTVVIVAQGRTVAKGTVTELMHQAQESDFEDAFVKLAFLDKSSPLNGGLHSTLKQGSVA, encoded by the coding sequence ATGATCATTGTTGAAGACCTCCATAAAGAATTTATCAAACTGGGCAAACCTAAGTTTGGTATTGGTGCACGCCAGACCGAAAAAGTGAAAGCGGTGAATGGTGTCAGTTTTAGTGCTCAAGATGGTGCTATTTTGGGTTTGCTCGGCGCGAATGGAGCGGGCAAAACCACCAGCCTTCGCATGGTGGCATCCATGCTCAAAATGGATAGTGGTTCGATCAAAATTGATGGTGTGGAAGTAAAAGAAGGTCAAACAGCGTCGCAAGCACACTTGGGAATTTTGTCGGATGCTCGTGGTTTATACCCGCGTTTGACTTCACGCGAGAACATTCAGTACTACGGCAAATTGCATGGAATGGAAAAAGCCAAGATTGAACAACGTCTTGATCAATTAGCGCATTGGCTGGAAATCGAAAAGTTATTGGATCGCCGTACTGAGGGATTTAGCCAAGGCGAACGTATGAAAATCGCCTTAGCGCGTGCCCTCATTCACGATCCCAAAAATATCATTCTAGATGAACCGACTAACGGTTTGGATGTGGTGGCAACACGAGCACTGCGAGAATTCTTGCGATGGTTGCGTAGTCCTGAAGGCGGGAGTAAGTGCATTGTTTTCTCGACCCATATCATGCAAGAGGTTGAACGTTTATGCGATACCGTGGTGATCGTGGCTCAAGGTCGCACGGTTGCGAAGGGTACTGTCACCGAGCTGATGCATCAAGCACAAGAGTCGGATTTTGAAGACGCCTTTGTGAAGTTGGCTTTTTTGGATAAGTCTAGCCCACTCAATGGCGGTCTCCATTCAACATTGAAACAAGGGAGTGTCGCATGA